A single region of the Erythrobacter sp. genome encodes:
- a CDS encoding biopolymer transporter ExbD: MPRRPARPAASRSRFDHGEPIAGIDSHPLVFVSLFVAVVFLMPMTQVRTHAIMVDLPWSWPDAPPETLPYLTVEVGADASIRLEGAEVALGELADWIEASGRHIVLLKAEADAPYGTLAQVLARVTEAGIARDSICFDNDELALHRRLQRIAFQPAMTLMEDPEPPEPLERPPHPCNQFQPPPLY, encoded by the coding sequence ATGCCCCGCCGCCCCGCCCGCCCTGCCGCCAGCCGGTCCCGCTTCGACCACGGCGAACCCATCGCGGGCATCGATTCGCACCCGCTGGTCTTCGTCTCCCTGTTCGTCGCGGTGGTCTTCCTCATGCCCATGACGCAGGTGCGGACCCATGCGATCATGGTGGACCTGCCGTGGAGCTGGCCGGACGCCCCGCCCGAGACGCTGCCCTACCTCACCGTCGAGGTCGGCGCGGATGCCTCGATCCGGCTCGAAGGGGCTGAGGTGGCGCTCGGCGAGCTGGCGGATTGGATCGAGGCGAGCGGGCGGCACATCGTCCTCCTCAAAGCCGAGGCCGACGCGCCCTACGGCACACTCGCGCAGGTGCTCGCCCGCGTTACGGAGGCGGGGATCGCGCGGGACAGCATTTGCTTCGACAATGACGAACTCGCCCTCCACCGCCGCCTCCAGCGGATCGCGTTCCAGCCAGCGATGACCCTGATGGAGGACCCTGAACCACCGGAGCCGCTCGAACGCCCCCCGCACCCCTGCAACCAGTTCCAGCCGCCGCCGCTTTACTGA
- a CDS encoding DUF6544 family protein: MPAPLPPVVAALAERLGARAGSGGRAVFRQSGTLRGLGAARWMRFTAEQWIASDAPAFRWRARVGPLGLVHVEDSLVGGETVSGARALGLVPLARAHPSRELVEGQLQRYLAELPWNPDAMLSNPALRWEEKGAGVLAVSAQAAGVEAEVELHCGEDGLPARTFALRPAREGKGYVRRGWHGAFADYREAHGRMIPHAGRVAWDYEGERFEVWRGRIEDWRPGR, translated from the coding sequence GTGCCTGCGCCGCTTCCCCCGGTCGTCGCGGCGCTGGCGGAGCGGCTCGGCGCGCGCGCGGGTTCGGGCGGGCGCGCTGTGTTCCGCCAATCGGGCACGCTGCGCGGGCTCGGGGCGGCGCGCTGGATGCGCTTTACCGCCGAGCAATGGATCGCGAGCGACGCGCCCGCCTTTCGCTGGCGCGCGCGGGTCGGGCCGCTTGGCCTTGTCCATGTCGAGGATTCGCTGGTCGGCGGCGAAACGGTGAGCGGGGCGAGGGCGCTCGGCCTGGTCCCGCTGGCGCGGGCCCATCCCTCGCGCGAGCTCGTCGAAGGGCAGTTGCAGCGCTATCTCGCCGAATTGCCGTGGAACCCGGATGCGATGCTTTCCAACCCGGCGCTGCGCTGGGAGGAGAAGGGCGCCGGCGTGCTGGCCGTCTCGGCGCAGGCGGCCGGGGTGGAGGCGGAGGTCGAGCTCCATTGCGGCGAGGACGGCCTGCCCGCGCGCACCTTCGCCCTGCGTCCCGCGCGCGAAGGCAAGGGCTATGTGCGGCGCGGCTGGCACGGGGCGTTCGCGGACTATCGCGAAGCCCACGGGCGCATGATCCCGCACGCGGGCCGTGTCGCATGGGATTACGAGGGCGAGCGTTTCGAAGTCTGGCGCGGCCGGATCGAGGACTGGCGCCCCGGGAGATGA
- a CDS encoding ribose-phosphate pyrophosphokinase produces the protein MPLDPHEIRELLIGAARARTPLTYSQALFALGHSFTRPLMRQLCAAMDRIDEEGRLRGEPDLAVLVVRQSDGLPGQGWWVSRSHLADAMPGEWPLDWEGPEAKAYVALHQRLAFDYWSER, from the coding sequence ATGCCACTCGACCCGCATGAAATCCGCGAGCTCCTGATCGGCGCCGCCCGTGCGCGCACGCCGCTCACCTACAGCCAGGCGCTGTTCGCGCTCGGCCACAGCTTCACCCGCCCGCTGATGCGCCAGCTGTGCGCGGCGATGGACCGGATCGACGAGGAGGGCCGGCTGCGCGGTGAGCCCGATCTCGCCGTGCTCGTCGTGCGCCAGTCGGACGGGCTTCCGGGGCAGGGCTGGTGGGTGTCGCGTTCGCACCTCGCCGATGCCATGCCGGGCGAATGGCCGCTCGACTGGGAGGGGCCGGAGGCGAAAGCCTATGTCGCGCTCCACCAGCGGCTCGCCTTCGATTACTGGTCCGAGCGCTGA
- a CDS encoding biopolymer transporter ExbD, with the protein MGMSGGQLDGEPMLDMNMTPLIDVLLVLLIMFIITIPIATHSVDIDLPQDSSDRPPPDIDPVKNKLVLTQQDQILWNGEQITLGRLATTLQQTTTMTPEPELQFEPEALASYEISAQVLKIIKQTGVTKFGFVGNEKYRQFGTGGPGVGGQQ; encoded by the coding sequence ATGGGTATGAGCGGAGGCCAACTCGACGGCGAACCGATGCTCGACATGAACATGACGCCGCTGATCGACGTTCTGCTCGTTCTGCTGATCATGTTCATCATCACCATCCCGATCGCGACGCACTCGGTCGACATCGACCTGCCGCAGGACAGCTCGGACCGTCCGCCGCCCGATATCGACCCGGTGAAGAACAAGCTCGTTCTGACCCAGCAGGACCAGATCCTGTGGAACGGCGAGCAGATCACCCTCGGCCGGCTGGCGACGACGCTGCAGCAGACGACGACCATGACCCCCGAGCCCGAGCTCCAGTTCGAGCCCGAGGCGCTGGCGAGCTACGAGATCTCGGCTCAGGTGCTGAAGATCATCAAGCAGACCGGCGTGACCAAGTTCGGTTTCGTCGGCAATGAAAAGTACCGCCAGTTCGGCACCGGCGGCCCCGGCGTGGGCGGCCAGCAGTAA
- the glpX gene encoding class II fructose-bisphosphatase produces the protein MNTPISTDMLADKTANVDNPMERVLVLEMVRVTEAAAVAAAQLVGRGDEKAADAAAVEAMRRAFDDLYIDGTVVIGEGERDEAPMLYIGEKVGGAPGKGPKIDIALDPLEGTTITAKAGPNALAVLAAAEEGCLLNAPDVYMDKLAVGPGYPEGIIDLAKSPTENVKAVAEAKGVDPSEIIVCVLDRPRHAELIAELRSLGCGVVLIGDGDVAGVIAVTDQDTTIDLYMGQGGAPEGVLAAAALRCVGGQFNGRLVFRNEDEKARARKWGITDLDRIYKLGDLARGDCIFAATGVTDGSLLDGVKTRKKATGATIMTTQSVVMRASSGTVRWIRGEHRIKEHSTAPRG, from the coding sequence ATGAACACTCCGATTAGCACCGATATGCTGGCCGACAAAACCGCCAATGTCGACAACCCGATGGAGCGCGTGCTGGTGCTCGAGATGGTCCGCGTGACCGAAGCCGCTGCGGTCGCCGCCGCGCAGCTCGTCGGGCGGGGCGATGAAAAGGCCGCCGATGCCGCCGCGGTCGAGGCGATGCGCCGGGCCTTCGACGACCTCTATATCGACGGGACCGTGGTGATCGGCGAGGGCGAGCGCGACGAAGCGCCGATGCTCTACATCGGGGAAAAGGTCGGCGGCGCGCCGGGCAAGGGGCCGAAGATCGACATCGCATTGGACCCGCTCGAAGGCACGACCATCACCGCCAAGGCCGGGCCGAACGCGCTCGCCGTGCTGGCGGCGGCGGAAGAAGGCTGCCTGCTCAATGCGCCCGACGTCTACATGGACAAGCTCGCGGTCGGCCCGGGCTATCCCGAAGGGATCATCGACCTTGCCAAGTCGCCGACCGAGAACGTCAAGGCGGTGGCCGAGGCGAAGGGCGTGGACCCGTCCGAAATCATCGTCTGCGTGCTCGACCGCCCGCGCCATGCCGAGCTCATCGCCGAGCTGCGCAGTCTCGGCTGCGGCGTCGTGCTGATCGGTGACGGCGACGTGGCGGGCGTGATCGCGGTGACCGATCAGGACACGACGATCGACCTTTACATGGGTCAGGGCGGCGCGCCCGAAGGCGTGCTCGCCGCGGCCGCGCTGCGCTGCGTCGGCGGGCAGTTCAACGGGCGGCTCGTCTTCCGCAACGAGGACGAGAAGGCCCGCGCGCGGAAATGGGGCATCACCGACCTCGACCGCATCTACAAGCTGGGCGACCTTGCCAGGGGCGACTGCATCTTCGCCGCCACCGGCGTGACCGACGGCTCGCTGCTCGACGGGGTCAAGACTCGCAAGAAGGCGACCGGCGCGACCATCATGACGACGCAGAGCGTGGTGATGCGCGCCTCGTCCGGCACGGTGCGCTGGATCCGCGGAGAGCACCGGATCAAGGAACACAGCACCGCCCCGCGCGGCTGA
- a CDS encoding MotA/TolQ/ExbB proton channel family protein, translating into MNLYTLAAAAAEAPKNEFGFMEAMEQGGPVAWSILAVMIIMSVGSFYILFTKLFEQNKIMKQYKTVRSQFWRSNGLKEGAAKLEKNSAWRQIADDAIEAQEKHGKMTDSLEAHDYMHGSLQRSEDSINATLAGGLPFLASVGATAPFIGLLGTVIGIYRALINIGIAGNASIDKVAGPVGEALIMTAIGLLVAVPAVLAFNWLQSRNRRIAELLNSFSTDILAYISSDGAVKPAVAPAAAKSSGAKPAAKNAGTTATTAGGVKAGSK; encoded by the coding sequence ATGAACCTTTACACTCTCGCGGCCGCCGCCGCCGAAGCGCCGAAGAACGAATTCGGTTTCATGGAAGCGATGGAACAGGGCGGCCCGGTCGCCTGGTCCATCCTCGCCGTCATGATCATCATGTCGGTCGGCTCCTTCTACATCCTGTTCACCAAGCTGTTCGAGCAGAACAAGATCATGAAGCAGTACAAGACCGTCCGCAGCCAGTTCTGGCGCTCGAACGGCCTCAAGGAAGGCGCCGCCAAGCTCGAGAAGAACAGCGCCTGGCGCCAGATCGCCGACGACGCGATCGAAGCCCAGGAAAAGCACGGCAAGATGACCGACAGCCTCGAAGCGCATGACTATATGCACGGCTCGCTCCAGCGTTCGGAAGATTCGATCAACGCGACGCTCGCGGGCGGCCTGCCGTTCCTCGCGTCGGTCGGTGCGACCGCGCCGTTCATCGGCCTGCTCGGCACCGTGATCGGGATCTACCGCGCGCTCATCAACATCGGCATCGCCGGCAACGCCTCGATCGACAAGGTCGCGGGTCCGGTCGGTGAAGCGCTGATCATGACCGCGATCGGCCTGCTCGTCGCCGTGCCCGCGGTGCTCGCGTTCAACTGGCTGCAGTCGCGCAACCGCCGCATCGCCGAGCTGCTCAACAGCTTCTCGACCGACATCCTCGCCTACATCTCGTCGGACGGCGCGGTGAAGCCGGCGGTCGCTCCGGCGGCGGCGAAGAGCTCGGGCGCCAAGCCCGCGGCGAAGAACGCCGGCACCACCGCCACCACGGCGGGCGGCGTCAAGGCCGGCTCGAAGTAA
- a CDS encoding ribose-phosphate pyrophosphokinase, protein MKIMSGNSNLPLARAIAAYLEMPLTDASVRRFADEEVFVEIHENVRGEDVFLVQPTSFPANDNLMELLICIDALRRASAKRITAVVPYFGYARQDRKPGPRTPISAKLVANLITQAGADRVLAVDLHAGQIQGFFDIPTDNLYAAPVMAADIQARYGDQDLMVVSPDVGGVVRARALAKRLDNAPLAIVDKRRDRPGESEVMNIIGEVKDRHCVLIDDIIDSGGTLCNAAEALLENGAKSVAAYITHGVLSGGAVARIDGSKLKELVISDSIRPTEAAENSSKIRILTIAPLIGEAIRRIADESSVSSLFD, encoded by the coding sequence ATGAAAATCATGTCGGGCAATTCGAACCTGCCGCTCGCCCGGGCGATCGCGGCCTATCTCGAAATGCCGCTCACCGATGCGAGCGTGCGGCGCTTCGCCGACGAGGAAGTGTTCGTCGAGATCCACGAGAACGTGCGCGGCGAGGACGTCTTCCTCGTCCAGCCGACGAGCTTTCCGGCGAACGACAACCTGATGGAACTGCTGATCTGCATCGACGCGCTGCGCCGCGCCTCGGCCAAGCGGATCACCGCGGTCGTGCCCTATTTCGGCTATGCAAGGCAGGACCGGAAGCCGGGGCCGCGCACGCCGATCTCGGCCAAGCTGGTGGCGAACCTCATCACCCAGGCAGGCGCCGACCGGGTGCTCGCGGTGGACCTGCACGCTGGCCAGATCCAGGGCTTCTTCGACATCCCGACCGACAACCTCTATGCGGCGCCCGTCATGGCCGCCGACATCCAGGCGCGCTACGGCGACCAGGACCTGATGGTGGTCAGCCCCGACGTCGGCGGCGTGGTGCGCGCGCGGGCGCTGGCGAAGCGGCTCGACAACGCCCCGCTCGCGATCGTCGACAAGCGCCGCGACCGGCCCGGCGAAAGCGAGGTCATGAACATCATCGGCGAGGTCAAGGACCGGCACTGCGTCCTCATCGACGACATCATCGATTCGGGAGGAACCCTGTGCAATGCGGCCGAGGCGCTGCTGGAGAACGGGGCGAAGTCGGTCGCGGCCTACATCACCCACGGGGTGCTGTCGGGCGGCGCGGTGGCGCGGATCGACGGGTCGAAGCTGAAGGAGCTGGTGATCTCGGATTCGATCCGCCCGACCGAGGCGGCGGAAAACTCCTCAAAAATTCGCATCCTCACCATCGCCCCGCTGATCGGCGAGGCGATCCGCCGTATCGCGGACGAGAGCAGCGTGTCCAGCCTGTTCGATTGA
- a CDS encoding homoserine dehydrogenase, which produces MPDRSDTAPLRIAPLRIAIAGLGTVGAGVIRLLATNRDLIAARAGRPIAVTAVSARDRAKDRDVDIAPFAWEDDMTALASREDVDVVVELVGGADGPALALSRAALKGGKGLVTANKAMIAHHGLALAEAAEGAGVALKFEAAVAGGIPVVKGLREGTSANALTKVYGILNGTCNYILSEMEETGADFDETLTEAQRLGYAEADPSFDIDGVDAAHKLAILSAIGFGARVDFDSVRLTGIRQVRAADIAQADALGFVIRLIGEADVEEGENGPCLLQRVRPCLVHKDHPLAPVDGPTNAVVAEGNFSGRLLFQGAGAGDGPTASAVVADLIDIARSEVSAPFSIPVARLAALPPAEPGHRTERAYIRFTVNDRPGVLAEITAAMRDADVSIESLIQHGRSREGGEVLVAMVTHEGPERCVTKALELLEGSDSLTGEPLVLPILGD; this is translated from the coding sequence GTGCCCGACCGCTCTGACACCGCCCCCTTGAGAATCGCCCCTTTGAGAATCGCGATCGCCGGGCTCGGCACGGTCGGGGCGGGGGTGATCCGGCTGCTCGCGACGAATCGCGATCTCATCGCCGCGCGCGCCGGGCGGCCCATTGCAGTGACGGCGGTGAGCGCGCGCGACCGGGCGAAGGACCGCGACGTCGATATCGCTCCCTTCGCCTGGGAGGACGACATGACCGCGCTCGCGAGCCGCGAGGATGTCGATGTCGTGGTCGAGCTCGTCGGCGGGGCGGACGGCCCGGCGCTCGCCCTTTCGCGCGCGGCGCTGAAAGGCGGCAAGGGTCTCGTCACCGCGAACAAGGCGATGATCGCGCATCACGGCCTCGCATTGGCCGAAGCGGCGGAAGGCGCGGGCGTGGCGCTCAAGTTCGAAGCCGCGGTCGCGGGCGGCATCCCGGTGGTGAAGGGCCTGCGCGAAGGGACCAGCGCCAATGCGCTGACCAAGGTCTACGGCATCCTCAACGGGACGTGCAATTACATCCTCTCCGAGATGGAGGAGACAGGCGCCGATTTCGACGAGACATTGACCGAGGCGCAGAGGCTCGGGTATGCCGAGGCCGATCCCAGTTTCGACATCGACGGGGTGGACGCGGCGCACAAGCTCGCGATCCTTTCGGCGATCGGTTTCGGCGCGCGGGTCGATTTCGATTCGGTGCGCCTCACCGGCATCCGCCAGGTGCGCGCCGCCGACATCGCTCAGGCCGACGCATTGGGCTTCGTCATCCGCCTGATCGGGGAGGCCGATGTGGAGGAAGGCGAGAACGGGCCCTGCCTGCTCCAGCGCGTGCGGCCCTGCCTCGTCCATAAGGACCACCCGCTCGCCCCCGTCGACGGGCCGACCAATGCGGTGGTGGCCGAGGGCAATTTCTCCGGGCGGCTCCTGTTCCAGGGCGCGGGCGCGGGCGATGGACCGACCGCCAGCGCCGTCGTCGCCGATCTCATCGACATCGCGCGGAGCGAGGTGAGCGCACCCTTCTCGATCCCCGTCGCCCGCCTCGCCGCCCTGCCGCCGGCGGAGCCCGGCCACCGCACCGAGCGCGCCTATATCCGCTTCACCGTCAACGACCGCCCCGGCGTGCTGGCCGAGATCACCGCGGCGATGCGCGATGCCGACGTGTCGATCGAAAGCCTGATCCAGCACGGCCGCTCGCGCGAAGGTGGCGAGGTGCTGGTCGCGATGGTGACTCACGAAGGGCCGGAGCGCTGCGTGACGAAGGCGCTCGAACTGCTCGAAGGCTCGGACAGCCTGACGGGCGAGCCGCTGGTGCTGCCGATCCTCGGGGACTAG
- a CDS encoding biopolymer transporter ExbD, with protein sequence MAISMGGGETPMSDINTTPLVDVMLVLLIIFLIAVPVAIQTIEKLEIPIIESEEAKNKVENLQLTVSTTDSAGRSAGEPGFEGASRTGECRVYFNNITPVTSEELYDQAFTRLDRIVTRAGGPEALLADPEQIPQVHIRGDVNAPWRCVAGTIYQVQAAGYPIVGFISNPVDPG encoded by the coding sequence ATGGCGATTTCGATGGGAGGCGGGGAAACCCCGATGTCCGACATCAACACCACGCCGCTGGTGGACGTGATGCTGGTGCTCCTGATCATCTTCCTCATCGCGGTCCCGGTTGCGATCCAGACGATCGAGAAGCTGGAAATCCCGATCATCGAGAGCGAGGAAGCCAAGAACAAGGTCGAGAACCTCCAGCTCACCGTCAGCACCACCGATTCGGCCGGTCGCAGCGCGGGCGAGCCGGGTTTCGAAGGCGCCTCGCGCACGGGCGAGTGCCGGGTCTATTTCAACAACATCACCCCCGTCACCTCGGAAGAGCTCTACGACCAGGCCTTCACGCGGCTCGACCGGATCGTGACCCGCGCCGGCGGCCCCGAAGCGCTGCTGGCCGACCCCGAGCAGATCCCGCAGGTCCACATCCGCGGCGACGTCAACGCGCCGTGGCGCTGCGTGGCGGGCACGATCTACCAGGTGCAGGCGGCGGGCTATCCGATCGTCGGCTTCATCTCGAACCCGGTCGATCCGGGCTGA
- a CDS encoding SDR family oxidoreductase translates to MEKTIAITGAGQGIGRACVLHFLEKGWRVAALDIDAEALAELVGEASPKRLLTLPCDVGSEREVAIAFEAIASWTSTAPLAALVNNAAIANPFCGPLEDLDLADWQAWLDASLTAAFLCSRAALPLLREAERQTGEAANIVNISSTRAVMSEPESFAYAASKGGIDALTHAMAVSLGPQVRVNAIRPGWIETRDWQKEAERQEVEHREKDRAQHPAGRVGRPQDIAEAVEYLIGAGFVTGQHLTVDGGMTVKMIYEE, encoded by the coding sequence ATGGAAAAGACAATCGCGATAACCGGGGCGGGGCAGGGCATTGGCCGGGCCTGCGTCCTCCATTTCCTCGAAAAGGGCTGGCGGGTCGCCGCGCTCGACATCGACGCGGAGGCGTTGGCCGAACTGGTCGGCGAAGCCTCGCCGAAACGCCTGCTGACCCTGCCCTGCGACGTCGGATCGGAGCGCGAGGTGGCGATAGCCTTCGAGGCGATCGCCTCGTGGACGAGCACCGCTCCGCTCGCGGCCCTCGTCAACAACGCGGCCATCGCCAATCCCTTCTGCGGGCCGCTGGAAGACCTCGACCTTGCCGACTGGCAGGCGTGGCTCGACGCGAGCCTCACCGCCGCCTTCCTCTGCTCGCGCGCGGCGCTCCCGCTGCTGCGCGAGGCGGAGCGGCAGACGGGCGAGGCGGCGAACATCGTCAACATCTCCTCCACCCGCGCGGTGATGAGCGAGCCCGAAAGCTTCGCCTATGCCGCCTCCAAGGGCGGGATCGACGCGCTGACGCACGCGATGGCGGTCTCATTGGGCCCGCAGGTGCGCGTGAACGCGATCCGCCCCGGCTGGATCGAGACGAGGGACTGGCAGAAGGAGGCCGAGCGGCAGGAGGTCGAACACCGCGAAAAGGACCGCGCGCAGCACCCGGCGGGCCGTGTCGGCAGGCCGCAGGATATTGCCGAGGCGGTCGAATACCTGATCGGCGCTGGGTTCGTGACCGGACAGCACCTCACGGTCGACGGCGGGATGACGGTGAAGATGATCTACGAGGAGTAA
- a CDS encoding energy transducer TonB: protein MTGPKLVALLIALAIVGGIGVVMVVGLAINAIKKEIERVDTFNVEEEEPPPPPEEPEEPPEPQEVAPPPPVAPPPPINISPRPPDIVTQREIPPPSPPALVLPPPAPAAPPAPPPPPSRARGVQPRNQSRWVSRIIQDYPSRALRQEEEGTVGVRVTVGTNGRVENCSVTSSSGSSILDEAACRSMQRYARFEPALNDAGDPITGSWSTRITYQIR from the coding sequence TTGACCGGCCCCAAGCTCGTCGCCCTGCTCATCGCGCTTGCGATCGTCGGCGGCATCGGGGTGGTGATGGTCGTCGGCCTGGCGATCAATGCCATCAAGAAAGAGATCGAGCGGGTCGATACCTTCAACGTCGAAGAAGAGGAGCCGCCGCCCCCGCCGGAGGAGCCGGAGGAGCCGCCCGAGCCGCAGGAGGTAGCCCCGCCGCCTCCGGTCGCGCCGCCACCGCCGATCAATATTTCGCCGCGGCCGCCGGACATCGTGACGCAGCGGGAAATTCCGCCGCCCTCGCCGCCCGCGCTGGTGCTTCCGCCGCCTGCGCCCGCCGCTCCGCCGGCCCCGCCGCCGCCGCCTTCGCGCGCCCGTGGTGTGCAGCCGCGCAACCAGAGCCGCTGGGTCTCGCGGATCATCCAGGACTATCCTTCGCGCGCCCTGCGCCAGGAGGAGGAAGGCACCGTCGGCGTGCGCGTCACGGTCGGCACCAATGGCCGGGTCGAGAACTGTTCGGTGACTTCCTCGAGCGGGTCGAGCATCCTCGACGAGGCCGCCTGCCGTTCGATGCAGCGCTATGCCCGGTTCGAACCGGCGCTGAACGATGCCGGTGATCCGATCACCGGCAGCTGGAGCACCCGGATCACCTATCAGATACGGTAA
- a CDS encoding AraC family transcriptional regulator translates to MTNEGRRVEGVEPRSGATADGRPLSLNRAPAPDLAPWIGRIGVTRVHVDADRAIACSVFNDLAFCRLALKGDWTAETPAGEMQLGAEPMLVGPQARRMDLTVRGGFEVINIGLRPGALSCLFDRASAPLVNRIERADPFGLSDGRDNHGFPPDAPVEEIALIAEDRIRAFIERTNPKRPDPVSTAFEAASFLDPNISPSDFAAAQDISLRQVERIVRRDFGMTPRTVLRRARAMDLACHLLGLADGREEQDFLLRYFDQSHLIREFQHFFGVTPHAFRASPRILLTLNLEARAARRLEELARIAPGALRPWHAGWVSEVEEEEEEKAGGPAGEEE, encoded by the coding sequence ATGACAAACGAAGGTCGCAGGGTCGAAGGGGTGGAGCCGCGCTCGGGCGCGACGGCGGATGGTCGTCCGCTGTCGCTCAACCGCGCGCCTGCGCCCGACCTTGCGCCGTGGATCGGGCGCATCGGCGTCACCCGCGTCCACGTCGATGCGGACCGCGCGATCGCCTGTTCGGTCTTCAACGACCTCGCCTTCTGCCGCCTTGCGCTGAAGGGCGACTGGACCGCCGAAACGCCCGCGGGCGAGATGCAACTGGGCGCGGAGCCGATGCTGGTCGGCCCGCAGGCGCGGCGCATGGACCTGACAGTGCGCGGGGGGTTCGAGGTCATCAATATCGGGTTGAGGCCCGGCGCGCTGTCCTGCCTGTTCGACCGGGCCAGCGCGCCGCTGGTCAACCGGATCGAGCGCGCCGATCCCTTCGGCCTATCGGACGGGCGCGACAACCACGGATTTCCGCCCGACGCCCCGGTGGAAGAAATCGCGCTGATCGCCGAGGACCGCATCCGCGCCTTCATCGAGAGAACAAACCCCAAACGCCCCGATCCGGTCAGCACCGCTTTCGAAGCGGCGAGCTTTCTCGACCCCAATATCAGCCCGAGCGACTTCGCCGCCGCGCAGGACATTTCGCTGCGCCAGGTCGAGCGCATCGTGCGGCGCGATTTCGGAATGACGCCGCGCACCGTGCTGCGCCGGGCGCGGGCGATGGACTTGGCCTGCCACCTGCTCGGCCTCGCGGACGGGCGCGAGGAGCAGGATTTCCTGCTGCGCTATTTCGACCAGTCGCACCTGATCCGCGAATTCCAGCATTTCTTCGGCGTCACACCGCACGCATTCCGCGCGAGCCCGCGCATCCTTTTGACCCTCAATCTCGAGGCGCGCGCCGCCCGGCGGCTGGAGGAACTCGCCCGCATCGCCCCCGGCGCGCTGCGACCGTGGCACGCGGGGTGGGTGAGCGAGGTCGAGGAGGAAGAGGAGGAAAAGGCGGGCGGTCCTGCGGGCGAGGAAGAATAG
- a CDS encoding gamma-glutamylcyclotransferase codes for MTQPTYLFFYGVLREGVGDWPFLAGLGMGSQASVEGALFAIPDAKGWYPALVLTRAGHATNVVGSLHDAGEVDLAVLDAFEGPQYERMAVPVDGWQAGGNEAQAYVWTGELPEGAEPIHHGDFVRWLAETGRRAYAGE; via the coding sequence ATGACCCAGCCGACCTACCTCTTCTTCTACGGCGTGCTGCGCGAAGGCGTGGGCGACTGGCCCTTCCTTGCCGGGCTCGGGATGGGCTCTCAGGCGAGCGTCGAGGGCGCGCTCTTCGCCATTCCCGATGCCAAGGGCTGGTATCCCGCGCTGGTGCTCACGCGCGCGGGCCACGCGACCAACGTGGTCGGCTCGCTGCACGATGCGGGGGAGGTGGACCTTGCGGTGCTCGATGCCTTCGAGGGGCCGCAATACGAACGCATGGCGGTCCCGGTCGACGGCTGGCAGGCGGGCGGGAACGAGGCGCAGGCCTATGTCTGGACGGGCGAGCTTCCCGAGGGCGCGGAGCCCATCCACCACGGCGATTTCGTCCGCTGGCTCGCGGAAACCGGGCGACGGGCCTACGCGGGCGAATAG
- the hisN gene encoding histidinol-phosphatase has product MTPDDHALALRLADAAGAAIRPLFRGEWSEERKDDRSFVTEADRAAEAAMRALIEQHCPADGIIGEEYGTRNEGAGRQWVLDPIDGTTSFIAGRAIFGTLIALLQDGWPVLGVIDQPIAGERWVGRIGEGTTFNGKPVRARPCRDLSDAVLGTTTPHQFSGDDVDAFMGVAKAVAERKIIYGGDCYNYGLVASGHVDLVVEAGLKLYDFAALVPVVEGAGGTMSDWMGNPLDRDSDGRVIALGDPARLDDVLEAMG; this is encoded by the coding sequence ATGACTCCAGACGACCACGCCCTCGCCCTCCGCCTCGCCGACGCCGCGGGCGCTGCGATCCGCCCCCTGTTCCGCGGCGAATGGAGCGAGGAGCGCAAGGACGACCGCTCCTTCGTGACCGAGGCCGACCGCGCCGCCGAAGCCGCGATGCGCGCGCTGATCGAGCAGCATTGCCCCGCCGACGGCATCATCGGCGAGGAATACGGCACGCGCAACGAGGGCGCGGGCCGGCAATGGGTGCTCGACCCCATCGACGGCACGACCAGCTTCATCGCGGGCCGGGCGATCTTCGGCACGCTCATCGCGCTGCTGCAGGACGGCTGGCCCGTGCTCGGCGTGATCGACCAGCCGATCGCGGGCGAGCGCTGGGTCGGCCGGATCGGCGAGGGGACGACCTTCAACGGCAAGCCCGTGCGCGCCCGCCCGTGCCGCGACTTGTCGGACGCGGTGCTCGGCACCACCACCCCGCACCAGTTTTCGGGCGACGACGTCGATGCCTTCATGGGCGTCGCCAAGGCGGTCGCGGAGCGCAAGATCATCTATGGCGGCGACTGCTACAATTACGGCCTCGTCGCATCCGGCCATGTCGATCTCGTGGTCGAGGCGGGGCTCAAGCTCTACGATTTCGCCGCGCTCGTTCCCGTCGTCGAAGGGGCGGGCGGCACGATGAGCGACTGGATGGGCAATCCCCTGGACCGGGATTCCGACGGCCGCGTGATCGCGCTGGGCGACCCGGCGCGGCTCGACGACGTGCTCGAGGCGATGGGGTGA